From Coffea arabica cultivar ET-39 chromosome 10e, Coffea Arabica ET-39 HiFi, whole genome shotgun sequence, one genomic window encodes:
- the LOC113711904 gene encoding protein RADIALIS-like 3 has protein sequence MASSSMTSSRSSSQSWTAKQNKQFEEALATYDKDTPDRWYNIARAVGGKSEEEVRRHYEVLVKDIMQIESDQVPLPNYRSMASNGRGYANEQRLLKNLKLQ, from the coding sequence ATGGCATCCAGTTCCATGACATCTTCGCGCAGCTCTTCTCAGTCCTGGACTGCAAAGCAGAACAAGCAATTTGAGGAGGCCTTGGCTACCTATGACAAGGACACTCCTGATCGCTGGTATAACATCGCCAGGGCCGTGGGTGGAAAATCAGAAGAGGAAGTCAGGAGACACTATGAGGTCCTTGTAAAGGACATCATGCAAATAGAGTCAGACCAAGTTCCCTTGCCTAACTACAGGTCCATGGCAAGCAATGGCAGAGGATATGCTAACGAGCAGAG